A genomic stretch from Hemicordylus capensis ecotype Gifberg chromosome 5, rHemCap1.1.pri, whole genome shotgun sequence includes:
- the IFNG gene encoding interferon gamma isoform X3: MKVEEKKILLAQLISMYLKMLTDISKTRTAKHIRDIVGALEDYEIKFSESLKKANDLMELVKLPMNDVKIQRKAVKELYHVLLEVHKEENKERRKRSRRHNPQVQNRCKPNLSG, from the exons ATGAAA GTCGAAGAAAAGAAGATCTTACTTGCCCAGCTGATTTCCATGTACTTGAAAATGTTGACAGACATTTCCAAGACCAGAACTGCAAAACACATCAGGGATATAGTAGGTGCTCTGGAAGACTATGAGATAAAATTCAGTGAAAGCCTGAAGAAAGCAAATGATCTAATGGAGTTGGTGAAGCTTCCG ATGAATGATGTGAAAATCCAGCGCAAGGCAGTAAAAGAACTTTATCATGTTTTGCTGGAGGTCCACAAGGAAGAGaacaaagaaagaaggaagagaagcagaagacaCAACCCCCAAGTACAGAATCGATGCAAACCCAATCTCAGTGGCTAG
- the IFNG gene encoding interferon gamma isoform X2 produces MTENTSQSDVAEGGSIFIHILDSKHWAQVEEKKILLAQLISMYLKMLTDISKTRTAKHIRDIVGALEDYEIKFSESLKKANDLMELVKLPMNDVKIQRKAVKELYHVLLEVHKEENKERRKRSRRHNPQVQNRCKPNLSG; encoded by the exons ATGACTGAG AATACAAGTCAGTCTGATGTTGCTGAAGGTGGATCTATTTTCATACATATACTGGACAGCAAGCACTGGGCACAG GTCGAAGAAAAGAAGATCTTACTTGCCCAGCTGATTTCCATGTACTTGAAAATGTTGACAGACATTTCCAAGACCAGAACTGCAAAACACATCAGGGATATAGTAGGTGCTCTGGAAGACTATGAGATAAAATTCAGTGAAAGCCTGAAGAAAGCAAATGATCTAATGGAGTTGGTGAAGCTTCCG ATGAATGATGTGAAAATCCAGCGCAAGGCAGTAAAAGAACTTTATCATGTTTTGCTGGAGGTCCACAAGGAAGAGaacaaagaaagaaggaagagaagcagaagacaCAACCCCCAAGTACAGAATCGATGCAAACCCAATCTCAGTGGCTAG
- the IFNG gene encoding interferon gamma isoform X1: protein MLYTVRVKIQMQVKGSGLVLFNCSVISAPSSSALHSKCSRSWLKPQENHNTSQSDVAEGGSIFIHILDSKHWAQVEEKKILLAQLISMYLKMLTDISKTRTAKHIRDIVGALEDYEIKFSESLKKANDLMELVKLPMNDVKIQRKAVKELYHVLLEVHKEENKERRKRSRRHNPQVQNRCKPNLSG from the exons ATGCTATATACTGTCAGAGTTAAGATCCAGATGCAAGTGAAGGGAAGTGGGCTCGTCCTTTTTAATTGTAGTGTTATAagtgccccaagcagtagtgcactgcaCTCGAAGTGCAGCAGATCATGGCTCAAGCCTCAGGAAAATCAT AATACAAGTCAGTCTGATGTTGCTGAAGGTGGATCTATTTTCATACATATACTGGACAGCAAGCACTGGGCACAG GTCGAAGAAAAGAAGATCTTACTTGCCCAGCTGATTTCCATGTACTTGAAAATGTTGACAGACATTTCCAAGACCAGAACTGCAAAACACATCAGGGATATAGTAGGTGCTCTGGAAGACTATGAGATAAAATTCAGTGAAAGCCTGAAGAAAGCAAATGATCTAATGGAGTTGGTGAAGCTTCCG ATGAATGATGTGAAAATCCAGCGCAAGGCAGTAAAAGAACTTTATCATGTTTTGCTGGAGGTCCACAAGGAAGAGaacaaagaaagaaggaagagaagcagaagacaCAACCCCCAAGTACAGAATCGATGCAAACCCAATCTCAGTGGCTAG